The Clostridiaceae bacterium HFYG-1003 genome includes a window with the following:
- a CDS encoding DUF4238 domain-containing protein: MNFWTRNNSSNSHFYTVRKHQDNYIWENYYAKNIEPLMNDVISEISCKSNCILLKDKATIITSELKIRIATVMMFQFLRGKHSREFEKKVYQGALPGVIENARNLFGPLDEEKEKILEAYGNNEEYFKLAAMEATLNIERYEKFINVLLQRSFVVFKIIGDLDYITSDNPVMFVDAFSLNATPFKNGLAHHSTVVFFPLTPKIVIAAYHPDLYFGTLLDLDGKINFLDSNRESKFVEMLNRKQFEQCYDQVYARKRNILESLIGRKEK; encoded by the coding sequence ATCAACTTCTGGACAAGGAACAATAGCAGTAACAGCCATTTCTATACAGTAAGAAAGCATCAAGATAACTACATATGGGAAAATTATTACGCTAAGAACATTGAACCATTAATGAATGATGTTATTTCGGAAATTTCATGTAAAAGCAACTGCATTTTATTGAAAGATAAGGCTACCATTATCACATCTGAGTTAAAGATTCGAATTGCTACAGTAATGATGTTTCAGTTTTTACGTGGAAAACATAGCAGAGAGTTTGAAAAAAAGGTTTATCAGGGTGCGCTACCTGGTGTAATAGAAAATGCTCGTAATCTCTTTGGTCCGTTAGATGAGGAAAAAGAGAAGATTCTTGAAGCATATGGTAATAATGAAGAGTACTTTAAGTTGGCGGCGATGGAAGCAACGCTCAACATTGAAAGGTATGAAAAATTTATCAATGTTCTTCTACAACGGTCTTTTGTTGTTTTCAAAATCATTGGAGACTTGGATTACATCACGAGTGATAATCCAGTTATGTTTGTAGATGCGTTCTCTCTAAATGCCACACCATTTAAGAATGGACTAGCTCATCACTCTACGGTAGTCTTCTTCCCATTAACGCCCAAAATTGTGATTGCTGCTTATCATCCAGATCTTTATTTTGGGACCTTATTGGACTTAGATGGAAAGATAAACTTCCTGGATTCTAATAGAGAATCAAAATTTGTTGAGATGCTTAATAGAAAGCAGTTCGAGCAATGCTACGATCAAGTCTATGCAAGAAAAAGAAATATACTTGAATCTTTAATTGGACGGAAAGAGAAGTAA
- a CDS encoding AAA family ATPase, whose product MFEAFYGFKKTPFCRDLPTTELFPSNTLEESLSRLSYVAERQLFCVLTGECGTGKTTTIRRFRDQLDDTRYTLIYLADSKMTPRNFYKGMLDQLGAESRFYRGDAKRQLHKEIELMKGLHNKRPVVVVDEAHLLDREMLEEVRFLLNFRMDAVSPMALVLVGQVELWEKLQMQSYTAIRQRIDIQCKMQLMDHSQVKGYMKRHLEYAGIDHELFSDEATEAIYRYSGGSARLVNQVCTSTLIFGYQSGKRIIDDHMVKLVINGELS is encoded by the coding sequence ATGTTTGAAGCGTTTTATGGCTTCAAGAAAACTCCATTCTGTCGGGATCTGCCGACTACGGAACTATTCCCTTCCAATACGCTGGAGGAGTCCCTAAGCAGATTATCCTATGTCGCCGAACGGCAACTCTTCTGTGTACTCACCGGAGAGTGCGGCACTGGTAAGACGACCACCATTCGCCGATTCCGCGATCAACTGGATGACACCAGATACACCCTGATCTATCTGGCAGACTCGAAAATGACGCCGAGAAATTTCTACAAAGGGATGCTGGATCAGTTAGGGGCCGAATCAAGATTCTATCGAGGGGATGCCAAACGCCAGCTGCATAAAGAGATCGAGTTGATGAAAGGACTCCACAATAAGCGTCCGGTGGTCGTTGTCGATGAGGCGCATCTGCTGGATCGAGAAATGCTTGAAGAGGTACGTTTTCTCCTCAACTTCCGGATGGATGCCGTCAGTCCCATGGCACTGGTTCTGGTGGGCCAGGTCGAGCTATGGGAGAAACTCCAGATGCAGTCCTATACGGCGATCCGGCAACGGATCGACATCCAGTGCAAAATGCAATTGATGGACCACTCACAGGTGAAGGGATACATGAAACGCCACCTGGAATATGCCGGGATCGACCATGAGCTCTTCTCAGATGAGGCTACTGAGGCAATCTATCGATATTCCGGTGGATCCGCCAGGCTAGTCAACCAAGTGTGTACCAGCACCCTGATTTTTGGTTACCAAAGTGGAAAGCGAATCATTGACGACCACATGGTCAAACTGGTCATCAATGGCGAACTGAGCTAA
- a CDS encoding DDE-type integrase/transposase/recombinase — MSSLEIEWRHDMKDKEKAQEIATQRAILLAPLLSHDLDKGQIRVLKEQICREAGISERTLRRYLNSYQQKGFSGLIPQARVSQDSRAIPALVLDEAVRLRKEIPSRSVAEIIRIMEWEGLTEAGSIKRSSLQEKLQEKGYSGKHMAIYAAGGVATRRFQKRTRNKLWHSDIKYGCYLPIGPGNKPQQVYLVAFLDDATRMILHAQFYSNLEQSIVEDCFRKAILKWGIPEQAYFDNGRQFKNKWMSRACAKLGIRLIFAKPYSPEGTGKIEKFNQNIDRFLDEYKFDNSERSLEVMNERFWIWLEECYQNKPHTALNGTTPHQAYNLDPRPLKYLPAEKVANAFLHAETRKVDKSGCISFGGAKYEVGLPYVARSVEVVYDPSNTEELSIEYQDDKPFVVRKLVIGERVEPKPQLPEFLTPVKPTSSRLLDGAQKQNQKRKDKQQSTAISFKDIRKGGGSDV; from the coding sequence ATGTCATCACTCGAAATTGAATGGAGGCATGACATGAAGGACAAGGAAAAAGCACAGGAAATAGCGACGCAACGGGCGATTCTACTGGCGCCCCTTCTTTCCCATGACTTGGACAAGGGGCAGATCCGGGTGCTTAAGGAGCAGATCTGCCGCGAGGCTGGGATTTCCGAGCGGACCTTACGGCGATATCTGAATAGTTATCAGCAGAAGGGATTTTCCGGACTGATACCGCAGGCGAGGGTATCGCAGGATTCAAGAGCCATCCCGGCGCTGGTGTTGGACGAAGCCGTGCGGCTGCGCAAAGAGATCCCGTCCAGAAGTGTGGCTGAGATCATTCGAATCATGGAATGGGAAGGCCTCACCGAAGCTGGCTCGATCAAGCGAAGCAGCCTGCAGGAGAAATTGCAGGAGAAGGGCTACAGCGGGAAGCATATGGCCATCTATGCCGCTGGCGGGGTAGCTACCCGCCGATTTCAAAAACGCACCCGCAACAAACTGTGGCATTCGGATATCAAGTATGGCTGTTACCTGCCGATCGGTCCTGGAAACAAGCCGCAGCAGGTCTATCTGGTGGCGTTTTTGGACGACGCTACCCGGATGATCCTCCATGCCCAGTTCTACTCGAACCTGGAGCAGAGCATCGTTGAGGATTGCTTCCGCAAAGCCATCCTCAAGTGGGGAATTCCAGAGCAGGCATACTTCGATAACGGCCGCCAGTTTAAAAATAAGTGGATGTCCAGAGCCTGCGCAAAGCTTGGCATCCGGCTGATCTTCGCAAAGCCCTACTCTCCGGAAGGCACCGGAAAAATAGAAAAATTCAATCAGAATATCGATCGGTTTCTCGATGAGTATAAATTCGATAACTCGGAACGATCCCTCGAGGTTATGAATGAGCGGTTCTGGATCTGGTTGGAAGAATGCTACCAGAACAAACCGCATACCGCACTCAATGGAACGACCCCGCATCAGGCGTATAATCTGGATCCCAGGCCCTTGAAATATCTGCCAGCGGAGAAGGTCGCCAACGCCTTTTTGCACGCTGAGACCAGAAAAGTCGATAAGAGTGGCTGCATCAGCTTTGGCGGCGCGAAGTATGAAGTTGGGCTACCCTATGTGGCTCGCAGCGTGGAAGTGGTCTATGACCCCAGTAACACCGAGGAACTGAGCATTGAGTATCAGGATGACAAACCCTTTGTGGTGAGAAAGCTGGTCATTGGGGAGCGTGTGGAGCCCAAGCCTCAGCTGCCGGAGTTCCTGACTCCAGTCAAGCCAACCTCTTCCAGGTTACTCGATGGTGCCCAAAAGCAGAATCAGAAGCGAAAAGACAAACAGCAGTCTACGGCCATCTCTTTCAAAGACATAAGAAAAGGGGGTGGCAGTGATGTTTGA
- a CDS encoding DUF6431 domain-containing protein, producing MEKSICPICHQSLKVIGSRRRLVINENGDVMILVLRRLRCTNPGCGKIHHELPDLLTPYKRQTTTILEQIITGQHEAVPVENSTIRRVRAWFNSRAHALVGALLSTYATVTQDYGVDFSDLPQSILERIFFFVGEPAGWLKKVVRILVNNHRWPHTQLA from the coding sequence ATGGAGAAAAGCATATGTCCCATCTGTCATCAGTCGCTTAAGGTCATTGGCTCCCGCAGGAGATTAGTGATCAACGAGAATGGGGATGTCATGATCCTGGTGCTTCGTCGCCTGCGCTGTACCAACCCCGGTTGCGGGAAGATCCATCACGAACTTCCGGATCTCTTAACTCCCTATAAGCGGCAGACCACAACGATCCTGGAGCAGATCATCACCGGTCAACATGAAGCGGTGCCCGTTGAGAATTCGACCATTCGGCGGGTCCGAGCCTGGTTCAACTCCAGAGCCCACGCTTTAGTCGGTGCTCTGCTCAGTACATATGCTACAGTCACTCAGGACTATGGGGTCGACTTTTCCGATCTGCCTCAGTCCATACTCGAGAGGATTTTCTTCTTTGTAGGCGAGCCTGCGGGCTGGCTGAAAAAGGTTGTCCGGATTTTAGTCAACAATCACCGATGGCCACATACCCAGTTGGCATAG